In one window of Kitasatospora sp. MMS16-BH015 DNA:
- the asnB gene encoding asparagine synthase (glutamine-hydrolyzing), translated as MCGITGWVSFTDDTREPTPVIEAMTATLARRGPDAGGVWAGAHAALGHRRLSVLDLAGGTQPMVDRAAGPTAVLSYSGEVYNHHQLRAELRRLGHEFRTRSDTEVVLRGYLEWGEGLADRLEGMYALAVWDERRERLLLVRDRLGVKPLYWAQIEGGLAFGSEPKALFAHPELSPVVDADGLRHAYGLLFDTGPTLWAGVREVEPGGVLVLDRAGRRERRYWELTAREHTDDLPGTVERVRSLVNRAARAQLEADVPLCSLLSGGLDSTVVTALVADELRLAEGPQARLRSYAVDYSDQAERFTGDVLRTGHDTPFAAEAGAFIGTEHATVVLDPARLLDLEHRRAVVAARDSPIGVGDMDTSLYLLFGRIREHSTVALSGEAADEVFGGYPWFHDPKARAAATFPWLLVTGDEAAMPLHPGLAPLLRIGEYRADTYRDALAAVPHLDGESPVEHRQRELQHLSLTRWLRQLLHRKDRLSMAQGLEVRVPYCDHRLVEYAFTTPWALQSHDGREKSLLREVARGLAPASVLARPKNHYPATHHAEYNRGLQRLAAEALTVPGVRDLADERALKTDLDTPAEQLAWGRRLRLERVLDLALWLEHHRPTLAL; from the coding sequence ATGTGCGGCATCACCGGATGGGTGTCGTTCACCGACGACACCCGCGAGCCCACCCCCGTCATCGAGGCCATGACGGCCACCCTGGCCCGGCGGGGCCCGGACGCCGGCGGCGTCTGGGCCGGCGCGCACGCCGCGCTGGGCCACCGCCGCCTGTCCGTGCTCGACCTGGCCGGTGGCACGCAGCCGATGGTCGACCGCGCGGCCGGGCCGACGGCCGTGCTGTCGTACAGCGGTGAGGTGTACAACCATCACCAGCTGCGGGCCGAACTGCGCCGGCTGGGCCACGAGTTCCGCACTCGCAGCGACACCGAGGTGGTGCTGCGCGGGTACCTGGAGTGGGGCGAGGGGCTGGCCGACCGACTGGAGGGGATGTACGCCCTCGCGGTCTGGGACGAGCGGCGCGAACGGCTGCTGCTGGTGCGCGACCGGCTGGGGGTCAAGCCGCTGTACTGGGCGCAGATCGAGGGCGGGCTGGCCTTCGGGTCCGAGCCGAAGGCGCTGTTCGCCCATCCCGAGCTCTCGCCCGTGGTGGACGCCGACGGGCTGCGGCACGCGTACGGGCTGCTGTTCGACACCGGGCCGACACTCTGGGCCGGGGTGCGCGAGGTCGAGCCGGGCGGGGTGCTGGTGCTCGACCGCGCCGGCCGCCGCGAGCGCCGCTACTGGGAGCTGACGGCCCGTGAGCACACCGACGACCTGCCCGGCACGGTCGAGCGGGTCCGCTCGCTGGTCAACCGGGCGGCCCGGGCGCAGCTGGAGGCGGACGTCCCGCTCTGCAGTCTGCTCTCCGGCGGGCTGGACTCCACGGTGGTCACCGCGCTGGTGGCCGACGAACTGCGGCTGGCCGAGGGCCCGCAGGCCCGGCTGCGCTCGTACGCGGTGGACTACAGCGACCAGGCCGAGCGGTTCACCGGCGACGTGCTGCGCACCGGGCACGACACGCCGTTCGCCGCCGAGGCCGGTGCGTTCATCGGCACCGAGCACGCCACCGTGGTGCTCGACCCGGCCCGACTGCTGGATCTGGAGCACCGCCGGGCCGTGGTCGCCGCCCGGGATTCGCCGATCGGCGTCGGCGACATGGACACCTCGCTGTACCTGCTCTTCGGCCGGATCCGCGAGCACTCGACGGTGGCGCTCTCCGGCGAGGCCGCCGACGAGGTGTTCGGCGGGTACCCGTGGTTCCACGACCCCAAGGCGCGGGCCGCCGCCACCTTCCCCTGGCTGCTGGTCACCGGCGACGAGGCCGCGATGCCGCTGCACCCCGGGCTGGCGCCGCTGCTGCGGATCGGCGAGTACCGCGCCGACACCTACCGGGACGCGCTCGCCGCCGTGCCGCACCTCGACGGCGAGAGCCCGGTCGAACACCGCCAGCGCGAGCTGCAGCACCTGTCGCTGACCCGCTGGCTGCGCCAACTGCTGCACCGCAAGGACAGGTTGTCGATGGCCCAGGGCCTGGAGGTGCGCGTCCCGTACTGCGACCACCGGCTGGTCGAATACGCCTTCACCACCCCGTGGGCGCTGCAGAGCCACGACGGCCGGGAGAAGAGCCTGCTGCGCGAGGTGGCCCGCGGCCTCGCCCCGGCCTCGGTGCTCGCCCGCCCCAAGAACCACTACCCGGCCACCCACCACGCCGAGTACAACCGCGGCCTGCAGCGGCTCGCCGCCGAGGCGCTGACGGTGCCCGGGGTGCGCGACCTGGCCGACGAGCGGGCCCTCAAGACCGACCTCGACACCCCCGCCGAGCAGCTCGCCTGGGGCCGCCGCCTGCGGTTGGAGCGGGTGCTCGACCTCGCGCTCTGGCTGGAGCACCACCGCCCCACCCTCGCCCTCTGA
- a CDS encoding cytochrome P450, with protein sequence MPLLGAAYKRDPYELYRRMRAAGPVHKVRFPSGIHAWLVTGYAAAHATLNDPRLGKDHALGNENWRRLASIMPEPQHSQLQVHLLHQDAPRHTAMRRLITEAFTARRVEELSCRFQELADELVDELPAQGGADLVAGFAAHYPFRVLAEVIGLSPALAARFDRDWGKVVQPVGPQDPGRPAYEGRLRALQGYIAEVVAAQRAHTAPTLLRRLVLARDEGELTREELDSMVFQLLVAGQEPVTNQISTMLVTLLRHPDQLARLREEPGLLPRAVEELLRHDSAFELTTWRFLAEDAELHGTRVPAGDSIIVSLCAANRDPDQYPDADALDFDRPRGTHLAFGHGSHLCPGAALARAELRIALGTLIRRLPGLRPAGDLDELTWIPAVLARGVDSLPVAYDRRH encoded by the coding sequence ATCCCGCTGCTCGGCGCGGCGTACAAGCGCGACCCCTACGAGCTGTACCGCCGGATGCGGGCGGCCGGGCCGGTGCACAAGGTCCGCTTCCCGTCCGGCATCCACGCCTGGTTGGTGACGGGCTACGCCGCCGCGCACGCCACCCTGAACGACCCCCGGCTGGGCAAGGACCACGCGCTGGGCAACGAGAACTGGCGCCGCCTGGCCTCGATCATGCCGGAGCCGCAGCACTCCCAGCTCCAGGTGCACCTGCTGCACCAGGACGCGCCCCGGCACACCGCGATGCGCCGCCTGATCACCGAGGCCTTCACCGCCCGCCGGGTGGAGGAACTGAGCTGCCGCTTCCAGGAGTTGGCCGACGAGCTGGTGGACGAACTGCCCGCACAGGGCGGGGCCGACCTGGTGGCCGGCTTCGCCGCGCACTACCCCTTCCGGGTGCTCGCCGAGGTGATCGGCCTCTCCCCCGCACTGGCCGCCCGGTTCGACCGCGACTGGGGCAAGGTCGTCCAGCCGGTCGGTCCGCAGGACCCGGGCCGACCCGCGTACGAGGGCCGGTTGCGCGCCCTCCAGGGGTACATCGCCGAGGTGGTCGCCGCCCAGCGGGCACACACCGCACCCACCCTGCTGCGCCGGCTGGTACTGGCCCGGGACGAGGGCGAACTCACCCGCGAGGAGCTCGACTCGATGGTCTTCCAGCTGCTGGTGGCGGGCCAGGAGCCGGTCACCAACCAGATCAGCACCATGCTGGTCACCCTGCTGCGCCACCCGGACCAGCTGGCCCGACTGCGCGAGGAGCCCGGGCTGCTGCCCCGGGCGGTCGAGGAACTCCTGCGCCACGACAGCGCGTTCGAGCTCACCACCTGGCGGTTCCTGGCCGAGGACGCCGAGCTGCACGGCACCCGTGTCCCGGCCGGTGACTCGATCATCGTCTCGCTCTGTGCCGCCAACCGTGACCCCGACCAGTACCCCGACGCCGACGCCCTCGACTTCGACCGCCCCCGCGGCACCCACCTGGCCTTCGGCCACGGCAGCCACCTCTGCCCCGGCGCCGCCCTCGCCCGGGCCGAACTCCGGATCGCCCTGGGCACCTTGATCCGCCGCCTGCCCGGCCTGCGCCCGGCCGGCGACCTGGACGAGCTGACCTGGATCCCCGCCGTCCTGGCCCGCGGGGTCGACAGCCTGCCCGTGGCCTACGACCGCCGCCACTGA
- a CDS encoding L-tyrosine/L-tryptophan isonitrile synthase family protein, with amino-acid sequence MPSTATPTAISAAILDLLLPHRRGGASELPCRPADFPEQLRQLDAFTATQEEVVFTLPGFPCKSPSPDKVLGHLPDEGERRALAFLDELCASVRAVHPPGARLVVCSDGHVFGDLIRVPDEHIDAYSDALKAMIEHEGLRRLSVFDLRDVLGELPHETKRALVHARYAPTVEQLRAELRTDEQSRALYCGITRFLTEDTVDFTGTRSALQRECRRRAYGVIQRSRAWGELIAEHHPRSVRLSIHPQPRGAAKFGIRLLAAADAWTTPWHATPLRRADGRFELVRRAEAEARGRLVLRAGRPSHYEAT; translated from the coding sequence ATGCCTTCCACTGCCACCCCGACCGCGATCTCCGCCGCCATCCTCGACCTGCTGCTGCCCCACCGACGCGGCGGCGCCTCGGAACTCCCCTGCCGGCCCGCCGACTTCCCCGAGCAGCTGCGCCAGCTGGACGCCTTCACGGCCACCCAGGAGGAGGTCGTCTTCACCCTGCCCGGCTTCCCCTGCAAGTCGCCCAGCCCCGACAAGGTGCTCGGCCACCTTCCCGACGAGGGCGAGCGCCGCGCACTGGCCTTCCTCGACGAACTCTGCGCCTCCGTCCGGGCCGTCCACCCGCCCGGCGCCCGGCTGGTGGTCTGCTCCGACGGGCACGTGTTCGGTGACCTGATCCGGGTGCCGGACGAACACATCGACGCCTACTCCGACGCGCTGAAGGCGATGATCGAGCACGAGGGGCTGCGGCGGCTGTCCGTCTTCGACCTGCGCGACGTGCTCGGCGAGCTGCCGCACGAGACCAAGCGGGCGCTGGTGCACGCCCGTTACGCACCCACGGTCGAGCAGTTGCGGGCCGAGCTCCGCACGGACGAGCAGTCCCGCGCCCTCTACTGCGGCATCACCCGCTTCCTCACCGAGGACACCGTGGACTTCACCGGCACCCGCTCCGCGCTCCAGCGCGAGTGCAGACGGCGCGCCTACGGCGTGATCCAGCGCAGTCGGGCCTGGGGCGAGCTGATCGCCGAGCACCACCCCCGCTCGGTGCGGCTCTCGATCCACCCGCAGCCGCGCGGCGCGGCCAAGTTCGGCATCCGCCTGCTGGCGGCGGCCGACGCCTGGACCACCCCCTGGCACGCCACTCCGCTGCGCCGGGCCGACGGCCGGTTCGAGCTGGTCCGCCGGGCCGAGGCCGAGGCGAGGGGCCGGCTGGTGCTCCGGGCGGGCCGGCCCAGCCACTACGAGGCCACCTGA
- a CDS encoding ABC transporter ATP-binding protein: protein MRLALDDLHVALAGRDVVAGVHLVAEEGEIAGLIGPNGSGKSTLLRAVYRHLAPRAGRVLLDGRDLAALPRAATARHLAALPQERGETFELTVGQMVGLGRIPYQRAFAADSAEDRAQVALALERVGMGGHAGHRFAELSGGERQRVLLARALAQQPEVLVLDEPTNHLDIRHQVELLALLRAERATTLVALHDLNAAAAVCDRLHVLRSGTLVASGKPREVLTPELLAEVFGVRAAVTEHPLTGDPLIAFDHRGGTLD from the coding sequence GTGAGACTCGCCCTCGACGACCTGCACGTCGCCCTCGCCGGCCGGGACGTGGTGGCCGGGGTCCACCTGGTGGCCGAGGAGGGCGAGATCGCCGGGTTGATCGGGCCCAACGGCAGCGGCAAGTCCACCCTGCTGCGGGCCGTCTACCGCCACCTCGCGCCCCGGGCCGGCCGGGTGCTGCTCGACGGCCGGGACCTCGCCGCCCTGCCCCGGGCCGCCACTGCCCGCCACCTCGCCGCCCTGCCCCAGGAGCGCGGCGAGACCTTCGAGCTGACGGTCGGCCAGATGGTCGGCCTCGGCCGGATCCCGTACCAGCGGGCCTTCGCGGCCGACAGTGCGGAGGACCGGGCGCAGGTCGCGCTGGCCCTGGAGCGGGTCGGCATGGGTGGCCACGCCGGGCACCGCTTCGCCGAACTCTCCGGCGGTGAGCGCCAACGCGTGCTGCTGGCACGCGCGTTGGCCCAGCAGCCGGAGGTGCTGGTGCTGGACGAGCCGACCAACCACCTCGACATCCGCCACCAGGTCGAGCTGCTCGCCCTGCTGCGGGCCGAGCGGGCCACCACCCTGGTCGCGCTGCACGACCTGAATGCCGCTGCTGCCGTCTGCGACCGCCTCCACGTGCTGCGGAGCGGCACCCTGGTGGCCTCCGGGAAGCCCCGCGAGGTGCTCACCCCGGAGCTGCTCGCCGAGGTGTTCGGCGTCCGGGCCGCCGTCACCGAACACCCGCTGACCGGTGACCCGTTGATCGCCTTCGACCACCGGGGCGGCACCCTCGACTGA